The following proteins are co-located in the Solanum pennellii chromosome 1, SPENNV200 genome:
- the LOC107020101 gene encoding uncharacterized protein LOC107020101, with product MDAHAIWIKNLELHVAQLSTNVNPRQPGSLPSNTIQNPIIYGQYMAVTTRGGKQTIDLPMSYVVEDDMRKDEDVVEASEESVNNTVKEAEFSSIVPLMEGLEQLPGYVKFMKDIVTKKISVSFEDDDRIQHCTSIATRSIVQKKEDPGAFAIPCTIGLLGLDYPKPTMSRLLMVDRMVKSSIGILHDVLVKGESFIFSADFVILDCEVESVCEVQIEDQLAVETLATLITNFDSDGIEEYGSLVASLERKAYRSKLQKLELDMKHHESAPVKTSTEEASNLELKALPHHLRYVFLCKDHTFSMIIAADLNEQQVEGSVAEGIVEVHRISQKGKEVDRVKVEVIEMIPPPISVKGVRSLLGHAGFYQRFKDFSETVHPLCKLLEKERKFYFDESCLQAFGELKKMLVYVPILFHRIGVSNLR from the exons ATGGATGCACATGCGATTTGGATTAAGAACCTTGAGTTACACGTGGCACAGTTGTCTACTAatgtgaacccacgccaaccgggcagtcttcctagcaacactatccAAAATCCTATAATTTATGGGCAATATATGGCAGTCACAACTCGAGGGGGTAAGCAGACCATTGATCTACCTATGTCATATGTAGTAGAAGATGATATGAGAAAAGACGAAGATGTAGTAGAAGCTAGTGAAGAATCAGTGAACAACACGGTGAAAGAAGCAGAG TTTTCTAGCATTGTACCTTTGATGGAAGGTTTGGAGCAATTGCCAGGTTATGTTAAGTTTATGAAGGATATTGTAACAAAGAAGATATCGgtgagttttgaggatgatgacagAATTCAACATTGTACttctattgctacaaggtctatTGTGCAGAAGAAGGAAGATCCTGGCGCTTTcgctattccatgtacaattgGGTTG TTAGGCTTGGATTACCCAAAGCCCACTATGAGTCGGTTACTGATGGTCGATCGAATGGTGAAGAGTTCCATTggtatactccatgatgtgcttgtGAAAGgggagtcatttatattttctgccgattttgtgattcttgactgtgag GTTGAGAGTGTATGtgaggtacaaattgaagaCCAACTAGCTGTCGAGACACTAGCGACACTGATCacgaattttgatagtgatggtattgaagagtatgggtctttGGTGGCTTCTCTTGAACGAAAGGCATATCGGTCAAAACTACAGAAATTGGAGTTGGATATGAAGCATCACGAGTCTGCCCCTGTGAAAACATCTACTGAGGAGGCCTCAAATttagagcttaaggctctaccacatcatctaaggtatgtgttcttGTGTAAAGATCACACTTTCTCAATGATTATTGCAGCAGAtttgaatgaacaacaagttgagggTTCAGTGGCG GAAGGTATAGTGGAGGTCCATCGCATCTCGCAGAAGGGGAAAGAGGTTGATCGAGTTAAAGTGGAAGTGATAGAGATgattcctccacccatctctgtaaaaggtgtgagaagtttacTTGGACACGCGGGCTTTTACCAGAGGTTTAAGGATTTCTCGGAAACTGTACACCCTTTGTGCAAACTGCTCGAGAAGGAACGTAAGTTCTATTTCGATGAATCCTGTCTGcaagcatttggagagttgaagaaGATGTTGGTGTATGTGCCTATTTTATTTCACCGGATTGGAGTGAGCAATTTGAGGTAA